The proteins below are encoded in one region of Ereboglobus luteus:
- the secG gene encoding preprotein translocase subunit SecG, with the protein MSILLTVGILVLVFVSIIVVLLVLMQRAKNDGGVGAAMGGGMAEATFGAETSNVLSKATIKGAVIFFVLAFALYLGYIYVANRGTSGVLAPEIAAPAAPVTSPQNTTVEATPAATPAGTPAPEAPAPAQQ; encoded by the coding sequence ATGAGCATTCTTCTCACAGTAGGTATTCTTGTCCTGGTTTTTGTCTCCATCATTGTCGTGCTTCTTGTTCTCATGCAACGCGCCAAGAACGACGGCGGCGTCGGCGCGGCCATGGGCGGGGGCATGGCCGAGGCCACCTTCGGCGCCGAAACCAGCAATGTGCTCAGCAAGGCGACCATCAAAGGCGCGGTTATTTTCTTCGTCCTGGCCTTCGCCCTTTACCTCGGCTACATCTATGTGGCGAACCGCGGCACCTCGGGCGTTCTCGCTCCCGAAATCGCCGCACCCGCCGCGCCCGTGACATCGCCGCAAAACACGACAGTGGAGGCAACCCCCGCCGCGACTCCGGCGGGCACGCCCGCGCCGGAAGCTCCCGCTCCCGCGCAGCAATAA